One part of the Eublepharis macularius isolate TG4126 chromosome 16, MPM_Emac_v1.0, whole genome shotgun sequence genome encodes these proteins:
- the LOC129344049 gene encoding C-factor-like — translation MAPLAHSVLVTGSNRGIGLEMVHQLVEMTDPPEHIFATCRNPAGSQGKALRDLADKHSRIHIIQLEVENQSSVKASVAVVESHLNGKGLNLLINNAGVNSYASLETVQPEEMLSVFNTNVVGPILVVQEFLPLLKKAAKETATEEMSCRKAAVINITSKLGSIERGFEVMVASMLPYRASKVALNMVTVCMAMELKGDGILCATIHPGWVKTDMGTEKAPLDVESSVQGILRVLANLSSSETGAFLDWEGNSLPW, via the exons ATGGCTCCACTTGCTCACAGTGTCCTTGTGACAGGCTCCAACCGGGGAATTGGGCTAGAAATGGTGCACCAGCTTGTGGAGATGACGGACCCACCAGAGCACATCTTTGCAACTTGCCGGAATCCCGCTGGATCCCAGGGAAAG GCCCTGCGTGATCTGGCTGATAAACATTCCAGGATTCACATCATTCAGTTAG AGGTGGAAAACCAGTCCAGTGTGAAGGCTTCTGTAGCAGTCGTGGAGTCTCATCTAAACGGCAAAGGCCTAAACTTGCTCATCAACAATGCCGGAGTAAACTCTTATGCCTCACTGGAGACTGTGCAACCGGAAGAAATGCTCTCCGTGTTCAACACCAATGTAGTAGGACCCATTCTTGTGGTCCAG GAATTTCTGCCTCTGCTGAAGAAGGCAGCAAAAGAGACAGCAACAGAGGAGATGAGCTGCAGGAAGGCAGCTGTCATCAATATAACCTCCAAACTGGGCTCCATTGAAAGGGGCTTTGAGGTGATGGTGGCGTCCATGCTGCCGTACCGCGCAAGCAAG GTCGCGTTGAATATGGTGACTGTATGCATGGCGATGGAACTGAAAGGAGACGGTATCTTGTGCGCCACGATCCATCCTGGATGGGTGAAAACAGACATGGGGACGGAAAAG gcacctttggatgTAGAGAGCAGCGTGCAGGGCATCCTCAGAGTCCTTGCTAATTTATCATCATCGGAAACAGGAGCTTTTCTGGACTGGGAAGGAAACAGCCTCCCTTGGTGA